The genomic stretch TGACGACATCGTTGGATTTGACCTAACAACAGCCGCACACTGCGGCTAATGTCGCTCAGagccatctcctcctcctcagctgggcTCACTTCATAAATACAAACTCCAGTCAACGATTATTATCAACGCTAAGTCCTTAAAAACACGAAAACATACCAACTCTAGCTATTTGATAGGTTTTCACCGTGACATGTGCAGCGCCATCTTTGACATTCAGACAACATCCGGTTCACTTGGTGCTCATTTAGAAGCAgcactgacagaaacaaacGCCAGCACTTCAGAAAGTTCCGCTTACATGTCTTCCACATAACTTCCTTTATTCAATCACCATTAAATTATACAAGAGCAATTAgttacaagaaaaacaaacaacaaaaggggTACAAATATACTTACAAATTAAAAAGAGGTTTTTAATGCTTTGTAAATGACCATAGTCCCAATGGCTTTCTGATTTTCCAGTCCTTTTGTTGGTGTTTAAAAGTACGTTTCACTTCATGCTTAAAGTGATGGATCTTAGGTTTCCTTTCAGACCATTTACATTTATGGATGTAAAACCCATTATAAAAAATGATAAGATTCAAAATAGACGTGACCTCTGTCCAGATATTGTTTCcattgtaaaaaaaaccaacctcTTCTCTGTGAATTAATCTTAGTTCCACATAACATCAAAAACATATTCAACGTATTTTACATAAATGCATTCAtaaaatgaatgttaaattgtTTCTGTGCCACTTTTACAGAACACAGGATTCAGAAAGATAATTTCTATATATGCTTTGAGTGATTTGTTGGATAGATTAAGTGTATAATTTTAAGATACACTACACTAACCTTATTGTTGACGAAATATTTGTTATGGTAAGTCCAGATGAATTTCCAGTTAATGGTGTCAAAGTGACTATTCACATGGTGTTACCAGAGAAGTTGTAGTGTAGTGCATCATGTCTCTAAAAAATGGTATTACATCCTTTATGTTGGTGCAATTGATCAAAACATCTGTCTTACACATTGACTGTTCATCAGACATATTGCCTTCCTgcaacaacttaaaaaaaaacatgtaggtACTGCATCAGTCACTATGCTATATTCTTGTGCAGGTATCTGCCTACATGTCTTCATACCAGAATAAAAATTGTGCTTTTCTATAAATTTTTGCCAATTTACTCTACATCAACTTGtactttactattttattttacagtaatacgtcactacatttcagaggtcatttttactccactacatttatctgagaGGTACAGCAAATTCACAGATTTTACATACAGAACATGTGATCATCTTAAAAATTTGATGTATTATTAGACATGAACACCCAAATAGTTTAAAGGGTATTTAAAAGTAGGGCTTTTTGTCATcgttttgtcaataaaatgtcagaatatAGTGAAACATGCCCTGTGTAATTTCCCAGAGACTAAGGTAACGTCTTGAAATTGTATGTTTGATCTGATCAGCAGTCCAAGAATCGAAACagattcagtttattatcatgtatgacaaagaaaaacatcaaattcTCACATGAAACCagtaaatgtttggctttttctCTTAAAATTGCAAAATTTGTGATATTACTAATAATTCCAAATCAGTTATTCAATCATAGagtagttgccaattaattttctgtcactgaCTAATCAACTTAACATTGCAGCTTCAGTTAAATAAGACCTGGGTCAGCTACATTCAAATGTTCATAACTGTGATTGAATCAGTGATGTCATACATATATGTCTGCCTGATTGGCAGCGTTGGTGAGTTACTAGTCACATGTAACAGTGTTAAGAGTTATGTTTTATATTACAAAATGAACAGGCTATAATTGTACTCAgtcagttactgagaaaaaatatgtcatttgaTTATGGTTACTTACttaaatgttggtgattacaaaggggttacatcCAAATATATTCTTCACAGGAAAAAACGTATAAGAGTATATGTAGAATGTAACATTGATTTTGTCACTTTGCACCTTAACGTGCAGGGATTCCTTCTTTTGGCATATTTCTGGACAAGGTGGGGCAGCAAAGCCACTGGGACATATTTGACTGCAACATTTTAGGCTATGCACTTATGTTTTTAGGACTTCTCAGCTGGATTGCccagttaaaaacattttttagaaaagaaaattaaaagtgATCACATGTAATAAATCACATTACTTTGattaagtaattaaaatagttacatccCTTGCATTTTAACAGGGTAACAGTTCATATGTAACCTCTTATATTTCTAGAGTAACCTTCCCAGAACTGTTAATAGGTACTTTTTGAATGCAAGATTCCTTACTTGCAATGGTCTGGAGTTACTGGAATGAACCCTTGTGTTAACACTTAAGTAAAGGATTTGAATACTTCCCCCTTCACTGGTTAACTGGCAAATTAATTATACATACATGTCAAAATACTTGTAGCATGTTCAGTGAATGAAACAATACGATTAAACAAGAGAATCATATTTAATTTCAGTTCAAATTTGATCCATTTTACAGTGCAAACCagcaggaaaaaagagaaatgtcCGGCCAGAGTCTTGTTCAGAATGGTGGCATGATGATGAAAGTTATGATCCGTCCAAAAGACTTAATGGATAAACAAGCCACAGCCCCTGTAAGGCACATGAAAAACTTTTACTACCAATAAGTACctgttttgtgtatgtgtgtgtgcgcatacgGAAGACATGACAATGAGGAAAAAGAATCTTTGGCTCATGAAAATCATTAAGATAATTCCCTGCTATCATTTGGAGAATCCTACAGGGCTGGCTTATCAAAGCACAATCCAACAGTTCAACAATCATACGTTCCCTTAAACTGCAGAACAGATTCATTCACCGGTGTGTTTTCCCTTTTCATAACTGATGTCTACAACACACGTTCATACAGTGAAAAGTACATGATTACTATGTTTTTAGTGACCGACAGAGTAATTAGTAAACAGTACATAACACTGACAGTGAAAACAATTAGTAAGGGGAtacaaaattagattttttcatttcatataaTGCAATTGtaattcattattttgggaATCATTCTATCGCTGCAAAAATAACAGTCTTTACCATCGTGATCATTGTGCAAGTCAATTAAACCGTTTCATAGCCTGCAGGCAAAAGAGTACCATTGTTAAGACGGAGAGATGAAGTCATTCTGATGTTTGTAGTTGCAGTCCAAGTACTTAAGAGGATTCATAAGTTAACAAAACTGTGTGACAATCCTAAGTAAATGTTTGGCCGTTCACAGAGCAGCTGATAAATTGATTATAgttgagaaagagaaagggcTGAGCTTGTAGCCTGATCCGCTGTAGAACTTGTTCTGAAACTCCACCCTGTAAGAGAGAGAAAGTCAACATGCATCAATACAAACTATAATATATAATCTATTTTTGTCCAACCATCCCATTTCTCTACGTCTgaatacaatatacaaaaatataaaaataaatgtgaacatTCATGGTCATAAAATGGATGGTTTGGTGAATCTTTTCtgtagcaccaccatcaggCGAACACTTCCACTTACACACAATGTCACGTACAGACGACCATGAAACATACAGAGTAAGGTCGTTCTACCTAAACAATGAACTCTTCACTTGAGTCTCCCTTAACTTGAGCAGACAGAAGCCAATAGAACAGAAATGGCCACAAACAAATAATGAGAATCTATGTAACTCCAACCATGTTAAATAAATTCAATCCCAACACCCCTGACATATGtaataaatgtgaaataaagGGCATGCTATTTCATTACTTATGGGACTGCCCATTATATCCAGGCTTTCTGGATAGAGGTTTTGGATATCCTTTCATATGACCCCGTATTCTACACccaggtccctcaggtcagctgacctggggcTTTAAGGAGAACCGTTTTTAGTAAAATGTCATTCATTTTGTCATTCGTGAGTTCTACTAGTTGGACGATAATCAAAACTGGACTCCTTGTTTGTTTGCAATGCAATGCTGTATGTAAAAGTTATGTACTTGTCAGATCAATGCTTGAGGTTTTGGTGTATTATAGGTCCATAAATAACATAACTGACTAACTAATCCCCTTAAACGTGGGCTTAATGCAAAAGCTATCACAGATTTTACCCACTGCAGATAttggtattttttaaaacatatttccctccgtcttctcctccctcccatCCTTACCAGTGCAGACGTAGCGCATGCAGGAAAGCTGAGAGTCCCTCCATAACCAGCAGGATGGAGACAGTCAATATAGCAAAGAAGGCAAAAATCACAAAGAGGACTACAGCTCCCACATAGCCCTCCCACTTCAGGGCGAGACGCATCACCATCACCCACAACACCTCTGAGAGCTCTGTGGAGACACAAATAACTCAGCGTCAAACAGCCATCAgtgcttggaaaaaaaaaataaaaaatcatcgTGTGTATAAATAACTGGCTGGAAAAAAGAATTGTATGAGTGTTTGGCTTTAGAGAGgaagtctgtctgtgtgtgtgaatcatgTGAGTGTGAGGAtgtatattgtgtttgtgtgtcactaACGTGCGTGCGCCAAACTGAGAGCCCAGAGTCGGAGGTATGAGGCGGTGTTGGAGATGCAGCCCAAGCAGTACTCTATGGTGTGGATGGCCTGATGCATGAACACGTCGGCAGCATCAAACTCCTGCAGGAAGCACGGGTTAAACACTTGCACGAGAGCCCCAACAGCCCATCTCTGACTGGATCTAATCTGTTTGGCAAAGTCGGTTATTCTCTTACCTCCTCTTCAGCAGCtactccctccacctccccctgaCGAGTGTTGATGGAGCCGTCATCGGCCACCAGCGGGCGTCTGTCTTCCTCCTGATGTTGCAGAGAACCAGAAATCCATTAGAAAGACATCCAACTGTACATGATACAGGGTTCAATGTGTGTATTCCAGCAGCATGCAGCTAAATCAGGTGCCTCTCAGCTCAAATATCGAAAAGGAAAAAGACAGGACTGGATGGAGCACAATGATTAGCTTTCAGTTCAGATGAATTCATATTAATTTTTTACAGCATGTCAAGTATGGTATCACTGGTTCATTATGATACTAGAAAACCACCTGACACTGTCTCCTGGCTGCCTTATCAACCTACAGTTTTCTTCCGCTGTGGCCACTGTGCACAATGTTCTAACTCGCCAGACACCGAGTACTTTACACATACACAGGATGGTAGAAAACACACCTTAAAATCCATGTTGTCTACATGTTTAAATGTCTCTGGGTTCTAATGTGTGTCAGACAAACTAAAATAGCTTTAAAGATTCACATATCTGAACACaaaactgcaatttttttttccttgcccCACTTCCCTCGCATTTTTTAGAcacatcagattcaaactctattcaaacagAATTTCAGCTAGCTTGCACACATGAAGGGAGCGAGGGAATGCGGGGAAGAAATGAAGAAATGTACTTGCTGGTAAACAAAACGTCATACACAGCAACGTTACATCGACAGctacaggaaataaaaaatgtgactgtggaattctatgacttttccaggtttttcatGACCGTGGGAGCCCTGATAATCTTCACACAGTTGAGCCCTTTGGCTTAAAGAGGAACTGAATttgttatgttttctttaacctGTTACACACGATGGATACATGCAGCGCTTACAATGCTTTTTGTATTTTggactttatatatttttaacaccAAGAGATCTGTCTTTTGTTGCTGATATGATTGTGATGCATGTAGTGTTGCATTTGAACATCAATAATGGAAACTCCAACTTGTACATTTGCCATCCAAAAGATTTGATTTCCTGTTCAACTGGTTATCCAAAGAGAATTGCTCACCTGTGGCAGGCTGCCTGTAAATGTGTTTGCCTTTTCGTCTTTGTTCTATTTGACTCTAATGACGACACTGTGGTGAAACGTCTGTTTGCACAATTAAAGGCTGCAAATTAATCAGTGTGCTCTGGTCCTTCCTTTTTCCCTTGGAAGGACATCCAACTGTAGAATAAGGGTTAAAGTTCAGTCAAACACAGACTCACCACTTGACGTCGTCTTTTCTTGAATGTCATGTATTCATATGTGGGTTTCCCTAGCAGGAGGACCGGGACAGAACACAGGGCCAGCACCACCAGGATCTTCTGCACCACAATCTGCAGATAAAGAGTCACAGGAGCAACTGTTACACTACTGAGCAACACATGCTGTGTTTAGCAACATTTAACACAGAAAGATTGTACTTCAACTTCTGCAGACCGAAGCATGCCATAGTGTTTTGGGggttacattatttttttctacccTCAAGATGTTCACTGGTTTCAGTTCACATTAGTACTGTATGAAAATAAGCTGACAGAGACTTGAAACTAGTTAAAAACAGATACTCCATCACCAGGAGCATTTCACTGTCCTTTTGTCAAACTCACAatattgttatttaaaaaaaactgagcaGCAATTACATTATCGTTGCTTGTTAATGCAGGTGAAGCAGCTACTATCTTAAGAAGTTTTGTACTGGTGTGTTCGTGCGTTTGTGGCAAACTTTGGCATCTGAGGTTTGAGAGTAATCTGTCAAACAGTACTGCATTCAAAACTATATTGTTGGAAAATAAAACCAGGATGACACAGGCACACCCTAAGAAAAAAGTAAGACTTTATGCATTAAAAATTGCCGACTAGCTGTTGTATCTTGAACGCTTTTACGTACCAACTTTGGATAACATACTAACACCGGCAGAAGTTAGACATCTACTCAttgacgagaggcttgtgcttgtgacaacACGAGATGTGAACATTTACTGTGTCCTCCTcgactgagctgtaatgttagctcgctcagtggtgctaggtgacctagcagtagatgcacacttcgttctgtgcagtgatacaggtGGCGGGTGTAATTTAGTTGAAAGGAAAAGGttcctccatgaaactgctcactaCAGTGTCTGTGGATTGTCTTCAGTAAGAAGGTCATGacttctggagagagacattgctgttgagttttttttttaatgtttcttttagCGCTTTGAGCACTGCAGGCCGAgcaccatctagttccattatatttgagagatgGAAGACATTTCTACAGCTgctatctccaacacttggcgactcacacaaaaacaatctagaccaataaacagcactgcaggtaagaggaaacatatgtatttttggctttggggtgaactgtccctttaaaacgtGGCTTGTGGATAAATTGTGGCTCATGAGTTAAAACACTGATTCGATCCTTTAAGAGAAGTGAACAGACCACACACCTGTCCTTCATAGAGCTTTGGGTTGTCAGGGTTGTCTGTGAAGAGGAACATGTCTATGAAGTGGATAAGTATACTGGGAGCGACATCGGACTCTGCAGCAGTGTAGACGATCCACTTGAAGATCACCATGAACAACAGGTAGCCAAAAAGACAGAGCATGAAGAAGAGCTCGGGGATCAGCACAAAGAACACATTGCTTATTTGGCCAAAGTGCCTGGAGAAAAACAAGGACAAGAGAACACAGGGAAACAAGGATATGTTAAGAAAGTcagaataaatatgaaaaaaaacaagaatggAGGTGTACaccagagatggggactcgagtcattgtgacttggactcgagtcgactcgagtcgctgttttgatgacttgtgacttgactcgacaaaaaataaaagacttgagacttgactcggaacttgttttttaatttatttgctaatattaaccccagaaaacgtgagcgaacattccgaccggttcatcacaagacctgctgtacgttttatgaacgagcaacacagggttaaatgagctaaatgggtgattttggccgctgccttggttagtgtgtgtgtgtgtgtgtgtgcgcacgcatgggggtcgtccctgcaaagtaaacattgcagcgatgaagtcagtgtttactgacagttacttatacCTTGTCTTTTCACattattaagatcagattctgcaggtaaaattacaataataaggtgacttgacttggacttgacttgacctactacaggacttgacttgacttgacttgacataacctgtgacttgacttgacttgcccaagaaaaaatgacttgggacttacttgagacttgaaggttaagacttgagacttacttgagacttgaaggttaagacttgagacttacttgagacttgcacatgtgtgacttggtcccatctctggtgtacacacaacaaaaacaccaaaaaataaaacatgtttagttACCAGTAGTTGAAGAATGACAAGCAGACTCCAAAAGTCATGTGAATGACACCGATGATGACTGACATCTTCATCTTGTAAGAGTTAAGGAAGGTGAGTTTGTTGTTGGCCAGCCCCCACACCTGACAACGACACAAAACACGAGAGAATGAGGACAGATGCACAACAAGATGACAGTATGAAAGGAAATGGAGTTGGGCTGATGAGTGTGACCGCCATACCGGGTCAATGCCAAATGGATAGGGGCTGGTGAAGACACCAGCCACACTAGGATTCATTGTCAAATACTGGTTCGTTGCCAGGACTGATGaactgaaagaaataaaatacaataaggTAAGATGGACGAGAAACCGTGTGAACAGAAGGTACAAAAAGGTACGAAATGTCCTCACTTCCAGTAGTTGTTTTCGAACATGGGGCCGACGTGCCATGCTGAGCTGAAGGGACTGAGGCCTCTGCTGAAGCATTCGTTGTAAATGGCCCCCGTGTATACAGAGAACAGTCCCATCAGCAGAATCAGATACCTTCCTCCAAACATCATCCTCCAGATCTGAAACACACCGGAACAGGTGACAGTTTCATCTCAGCATTTAATACCCaaggtcaaaaacatgtttcggctcttttgtttttcagttgttttacagttttgtaGACATCTTACATATGTTTGGTTACCTGAAAAAATATTAAGACAAGGTAAAAacattggtaaccttattagtATTACATAAATActgtggtggaatgtaactaagtacatttactcaagtactgtacttatgTGTATATCTGCATTTTAAGCTACTTCATATACCGgatcacagtgtttgtttgtttacaatagcTTCAAGGTAGGAAAACTCTACATCACATACATAAAATTAAACAGCActgagcaaatgctgcctcagtTGGTTGTTAGTTTGTAGCGACCTACAAAAAGGCCCActtaaaatatcaatatcagtttaagtgtagaCTATATCTAGAATACGGCCCATTTTGACAGGTAACTGAAGccgttatctcaaagccaccagactcaattgacaaaactgtcattttactttgcAAAACATGgaagttgctggtctaccgctgcctcaattaGTTAGTGTGTAACGTAAAGCGGTATAATTATTCCAAATATAGCGTACCCCGAAACAGATATTGATATTTTAGGTCAGTCTTTTTAAGTTGTCACTTTTTGTTGCGGTCCCTGTAGATTTGGTTGATGAAAGACACTAGAAAGCAGTACAGTAaatcacatgcatttttgctgataatacttctgTACTGCCTCTCAAAGGACCAGTGTTTCATATTTAGAGGGATCCACAGGctgaaatgaaatataacacagtgcataatcacctgaaaataaaaatcattgtgtttttgtttgcttagaatgagccgtttatatctaaatagggagcgggtcctcttccatggagccTTACATGTTGCACCGTCAtctttctacagtggcccagaacagacaaaccaaacactgggtcTAGAGAAGGCCTTTTGGGTTTTTAAGTTACCTACACGCCACTGCAGGCAAATTTGCAAACCCTAGGATAGCAAAAGAATGGTCAACCCTACTTTCCTTTTGActggctagtactcgttgcttgttggttggattggttaggtttaggcaagaggagtgggattggCTAgggtcagggtaagccaatcagaggcagagtaaggtggGTTCCTTCGCTATCCTAGGATTTGCAAATTCGCTCACCATAGGGAGTGTGAGCCGGGGTATTCAGTTGGCTGCAATCTGCTGCCTCGCCATTAGATGGCACGACATcatacacactggtcctttaagtaAGGTTTTGAATTCAGGACTTATATTCGTCTCTTGAAATTGTTCACTTTTAGAAACAAAGGGATATAGGAATTAGCTATGGGATGAGTTCTTCCTTGAGTCTTATGTTAagcttgagtgtgtgtgtgtgtgtgtgtgtgtgtgtgtgtgtgtgtgtgtgtgtgtgtatggcacTATGAGTGAATAACCTCTGAATTACCTCATTGTTGCTGTTCTTGAGTTTGGGGTCCTTCTCCTCAATGACCATCCAGAGGGCAGCCAGAGTCATCAGTAGACCATGACCCACATCCCCAAACATCACAGCAAACAGGAAGGGGAATGTAATTATGGTGTACACCGCTGCAGAGACATTGAGAGGAAAGATTGGACCAAAAATACACGTGAAGCTGGTCATTCTACTTTGAACATCTGACATGTCCTTTGTCTTTCAAAGCACATCTTTAGTGGTGTGCAAACTTACCTGGATTGACTTCACGGTAGCTTGCCACCCCATAGGCATCAACGATGTTCTGGAAACCAGCCGTGAAAGAGTTGAGGGGAAACAGGGTGGGtggagaggtggtggagggCAGGCGGTTGTAGAAGGAGTCAACTGTACTGCCACTCTTCCTCTGAGGACAGAGAAAGGTGAAGGTGAAGAGTGATAAGACGGTTTACTTATTCATGTCAAGTCTCATCTACAGTCCTGTCTTTGTCTTACCCCTCCCTCTCTCAGAGCGCTCTGCAGCTCAGGCAGCTTGGCAGTGGGACACCAGGCCTCAGCGATCAGGCATTTGTCTGTGACAGAGGGGCTGCAGAGATTCAGCACCAACTGGACCGCCTTACACTTCTGCACGCGCACCTTCCACTGGGGCAACACAGCCACCGCCCGcatcagcagctgctgcaggaaggCCTCGGTCTGTGACAACACCTGAAGCAAAGGGAAGTGAAAGGCTTTTAGAACCACTGAGCTGAGAAAacacttctataaaaaaaaaacccacattgcTTCCTGAAAGTTTCTGCTTTGATTTTAAATTACTCTACTTGCTTTTAAAGCACTTAATGGTCTTGAACAGACATATGTGTCTTAAATGTTTACAGTGTATGAACCAGTAGGGCCCCTCAGGTCCCGTGGCACAAGTCTGTTAGTTGTTCCAAAGTACAGGACTAAAACCTTTGGTGAGGCAGCTTTTTGCTGTGGGAACAGACTGCTGGAGGATCTGAGAGCAGCTGCAGGTGTTCAGTTTAAATGTAAACTATTTAGCCAGGGTTAGATTCAGAATGGTATATAAATATTATCTATATTATATTATTCACTTACtttattgtatttgttgtgacgttttattatattttagttGATCTgatattgtatttttcatttttattggtcTGTTTTGGTCAAATAGTGCTCTGTGCCTTTAACAATGTACACTACACATACTGATTTGATGTCTTCGATCCTGCCTTGAAGTCCCTGGAgaatctcctctctctcagtgGTGCTCTCAGGGTATGCAAACGTCTGTGTGTGGAAACtgtgagaagaggaaatcaAAACATATCCAACAGGTTCAACAGATACTGTCGAGTGGAGATCTACAATGAAAAGCGATGTGAGTGATGCACAGGTTTACCCACCAGTCACATATCTTCTTCACTTTCTGTCCGATCTGATCTCCCCAATAGGAGATGAGGAACACCGTCCACTGCACCATTTCCCCCTGCAAAACAAAGAAGCAGAAAACagctgtgataaaaaaaaaagaaacataaaaaaatgactGCACAAATAACTCCCATATCTATCTCTCAACCATGACCCCCTATCTCTGTCTCCCAGTTCCCACCGTCTCCGGGTGCTCCAGACGATCCTCCATTTCTCTGAAATCCACGATGATATAACCGCGACACGCTCGCCATAACAACCGCTCAAATGAGGGGACCTTCCAAGGATGGACCACTCCTGCCACAAAACTAAGACAGAGGAGATGCAGA from Epinephelus moara isolate mb chromosome 4, YSFRI_EMoa_1.0, whole genome shotgun sequence encodes the following:
- the tcirg1b gene encoding T cell immune regulator 1, ATPase H+ transporting V0 subunit a3b; translated protein: MGSLFRSEEVCLVQLFLQSGSAYNCVSELGELGLVEFRDLNPNVNAFQRKFVGEVRRCEELEKTFTLLEQEINRSLSPPLQCPLPPPCPIPLAPQPRELITIEEECERLARELKEVSRNRDSLRAQMTQLCQYRGVLTRTHSLTASQAPPPMLESQGLFDHHQDVRLSFVAGVVHPWKVPSFERLLWRACRGYIIVDFREMEDRLEHPETGEMVQWTVFLISYWGDQIGQKVKKICDCFHTQTFAYPESTTEREEILQGLQGRIEDIKSVLSQTEAFLQQLLMRAVAVLPQWKVRVQKCKAVQLVLNLCSPSVTDKCLIAEAWCPTAKLPELQSALREGGRKSGSTVDSFYNRLPSTTSPPTLFPLNSFTAGFQNIVDAYGVASYREVNPAVYTIITFPFLFAVMFGDVGHGLLMTLAALWMVIEEKDPKLKNSNNEIWRMMFGGRYLILLMGLFSVYTGAIYNECFSRGLSPFSSAWHVGPMFENNYWNSSVLATNQYLTMNPSVAGVFTSPYPFGIDPVWGLANNKLTFLNSYKMKMSVIIGVIHMTFGVCLSFFNYWHFGQISNVFFVLIPELFFMLCLFGYLLFMVIFKWIVYTAAESDVAPSILIHFIDMFLFTDNPDNPKLYEGQIVVQKILVVLALCSVPVLLLGKPTYEYMTFKKRRRQVEEDRRPLVADDGSINTRQGEVEGVAAEEEEFDAADVFMHQAIHTIEYCLGCISNTASYLRLWALSLAHAQLSEVLWVMVMRLALKWEGYVGAVVLFVIFAFFAILTVSILLVMEGLSAFLHALRLHWVEFQNKFYSGSGYKLSPFSFSTIINLSAAL